One Lycium barbarum isolate Lr01 chromosome 5, ASM1917538v2, whole genome shotgun sequence genomic window carries:
- the LOC132640046 gene encoding UDP-glycosyltransferase 86A1-like — protein MEPEEHIKLHAIMIPAPLQGHIVPFINLAIKLASKGLTITFVNTQFTHQRLMKAQSISDSSLDYDIFSEARNSGLDVRYTTISDGFPLNFYRAGNHDQFMEGLFHVFSAHVDDLVGNLVNSNHNPPVSCLIADSFYVWPSEIAKKYNLVNISVWTEPALAFTSYYHMDLLRINGHFGSQDNREDTIHYIPGVEAIEPGDLPSYIQDPEPWGIMHRYMFKSLEDARKADIIICNTVQELESSTISALQEKTPFYALGPIFPNGFTKSTIPTNLWTESDPVQWLNSKPKGTVMYISFGSLANISRQDILEMAHGLLLSRVSFIWVVRPDITSSEESNLLPSRFEDDVKDRGLVVPWCSQIDVISHQAIGGFLTHCGWNSVLESIWCKVPMLCFPIFTDQFTNRKLVVSEWKVGVNLCSGRVLKGQEIARKIDCFITEANKLRINLEETRKKLEDALSENGSSGRNYKQLICDLKSKILQKGKIN, from the exons ATGGAACCAGAAGAACACATAAAGCTTCATGCCATAATGATACCAGCACCTCTACAAGGCCACATTGTACCATTCATCAATCTTGCAATAAAGCTTGCATCAAAGGGTCTCACCATAACTTTTGTCAATACACAATTTACTCATCAAAGGTTGATGAAAGCTCAATCAATCTCCGACAGCTCCCTGGATTACGACATTTTCTCCGAGGCGCGGAACTCTGGCCTTGACGTTCGATACACAACGATATCCGATGGTTTCCCGCTGAATTTCTATCGAGCAGGAAACCACGATCAGTTCATGGAAGGCTTGTTCCATGTTTTCTCAGCACATGTGGATGATCTTGTTGGAAATCTTGTTAATTCCAACCATAATCCTCCAGTTTCTTGCCTAATAGCTGACAGTTTCTATGTTTGGCCATCAGAGATTGCTAAGAAATATAACCTTGTTAACATATCAGTGTGGACTGAACCAGCTCTGGCATTCACAAGTTACTATCATATGGACCTCTTAAGAATTAATGGTCACTTTGGTTCTCAAG ATAATCGTGAGGACACGATACATTATATACCAGGCGTTGAGGCTATTGAACCGGGAGATCTTCCTTCATACATTCAAGATCCCGAGCCATGGGGTATAATGCACCGGTACATGTTCAAGTCACTTGAAGATGCACGGAAAGCGGACATTATCATCTGCAACACGGTACAAGAGCTGGAGTCCTCAACAATATCAGCACTACAAGAGAAGACACCATTCTATGCACTTGGACCAATTTTCCCAAATGGCTTCACCAAAAGCACTATACCAACAAACCTATGGACGGAATCGGACCCCGTCCAGTGGCTAAACAGTAAACCAAAAGGTACAGTTATGTACATTTCATTTGGGAGTCTTGCAAATATTAGTAGACAAGATATTCTTGAAATGGCTCATGGACTTCTCCTTAGCAGAGTTAGTTTTATTTGGGTGGTTCGTCCCGACATCACGTCGTCTGAGGAAAGTAATCTTTTGCCATCAAGATTTGAGGACGACGTAAAAGACAGGGGATTAGTTGTGCCGTGGTGTAGCCAAATCGATGTAATTTCACATCAAGCTATAGGAGGATTCTTGACTCATTGCGGGTGGAATTCGGTTTTGGAGAGTATTTGGTGCAAAGTTCCAATGTTGTGTTTTCCTATATTCACTGATCAATTTACAAACAGGAAACTGGTGGTTAGTGAGTGGAAAGTTGGTGTTAATCTTTGCAGTGGAAGAGTCCTCAAAGGTCAAGAAATTGCACGGAAAATCGACTGTTTCATCACCGAAGCCAATAAATTAAGGATCAATCTAGAGGAAACAAGGAAGAAGCTCGAAGATGCATTATCCGAAAACGGATCTTCAGGAAGAAATTACAAACAATTAATCTGTGACCTCAAGTCCAAAATTCTGCAGAAAGGCAAGATTAACTAG